A segment of the Cohnella algarum genome:
GCCTTCGTTCTGGGGCAACAACCGCTGTACGATCCCGCCGGACGCTTCGGAGGAGCAGGCGGCGCGCATTCGCGACCTGGCATCGGCCAGCGGCCTGACGAATCTCGCCCTCGTACCGTATTTGACGTGCGGGGATGTCGAGGAGACCGAAGCGAGATTCCGTCTCGCCGCATCTCTCGGGTGCGGCATGGTCCGCATCGGGGTGCCCGCCTATAACGAGCGGGTCCGCTATCCGGAACAACTGGAGGCGGCGTATGCCTACATGGATCAGGTGGACGAGCTGGCCCGCGATTACGGCGTCAAAGCGCTCGTCGAGACGCATCACGGTACGATCGCGGCGAGCGCGTCGGCGGCTTGGCGCCTCGTATCCCGATACTCGCCGGAACGTTTCGGGGTGCTGTACGATCCCGGCAACATGATTCACGAAGGAATGGAAGAATGGCGGCTTGGCGTCGAGGTTCTCGGCCCCTATCTTGCTCATGTGCACGTCAAAAATGCCGCCTGGGCGCAAGTCGCGCTCTCGGAGAGCGGCGAAACTATGCCCTTTGCGGCCGCCGCCTCCGGCGGCGAAGCCGAACCCGATCCGCTCGCGCCGGCAGAATGGAAATGCGACTGGCGGCCGATCGCAAGCGGTATCGTCCCGTGGAAGCGCGTGCTGTCCGCGCTGAAATCCGTCGGCTACGACGGCTGGCTTGGCGTCGAGGATTTTAGCCGAACGTACGGCTCGCGCGAGCTGCTTCAAACCTTCGTTCGGCAAATCCGCGCCTGGGAAGAGGAACGATCGTAAGCGACCCGGGAGCTGCACATTCCGCATACACGGTTCAGAATCTTTGCAAATCGATCTTTGCCAAATAGGCGTCGAGAGCCGAAAGGATCTGATATGCCGTCTGTATTCCCGGTTTAGTCCTTGAGTCAGGGACTGCGCGTGTCAACCGATGGGCTGGGGGCTTTGCGCAAGTCCCCTTGAAGCACTTGCCGATAGTAGCCGAGAAGCTGCTCGGAGGGCTCGTCCCAGCCTACATGGCTCGCAAGTTCGGCAGCGCCGCGCGAAATTCGTTGCCGCAAATCGGCGTCGCCCGCGAGTCGATCGACCGCCTCCTTCATGCCTCTCGGCCGGTCCGCATCAAACAGCACGCCCGTTACTCCGTCTTCGATCTGCTCGCACGTCGGGCCGCTGCGGCCGGCTACGACCGGAAGCCCGGACGCCATCGCTTCCAGGATGACAAGACCGAGCGTTTCGGTCGTGGACGGAAAAACGAAAAGGTCGGCCGAAGCGTAAGCTTGCGCCAGCTCCTCTCCGTGCATGAACCCGGCAAACACCGCATTCGTCCCTTGAAAATAGCGCTCCAAATAAGGACGATGCGGTCCGTCGCCGACAAGGGCAAGGCATGTGCCCGGGGAGCTTGCCAGCACTTCCCGAATCCGTTCGATGCCTTTTTCGGCGGCGAGCCTGCCGACATAGAGCAGGATGGTCGAAGCCGGCTTTCCTCCGGACAGGCGCAGACGCATGCTGTCCTTCCGATGCTGCGGCCCGAACCGCGCCGTGTCGACGCCTCGTTTCCACAGTCGGACGCTGCGGAATTTTTGCGCGATCAGCTCCTCCTGCACGGATTTGGAGGTGCACAAATTGAGGTCGGCGCGGTTGTGAAGCAGGCGAAGCCACGTCCACAAGATCGGCTTCAGAAACGGAAGCCGGTAATAATCGGCGTATTTCGGGATTTGTGTATGGTAAGAGGCGACCAAGGGCAAGCGCAGCTTGCGGCCATAATAAATTCCCGCCACCCCCAACACGGCCGGGTTCACGACATGCAGCAGGTCTGGCTGAATTCGGCGCAGGATGGCGCCGACCCGGCGGCTGGGCATCGCCAGCTCCTTGTCGGGATACAAAAAGAAGGGACGGGCGGGAATGCCTTCGACTTTTATGCCGTCATATTCGCTTATCCCAAGGTCGGGCGCGATGACCGTAATCTGATTCCCCTGATCCCGAAGCCAGCGGACGGTCGCGAGGAGACGGGTCACGATGCCATCCGTCGAGGGGAGGAACGTTTCGGTCACGATGGCGATCTTCATCCGCGCTTCCTCCTTTCGCTATTTCCAGGTTACTTTGGGCAGAACGTTTTCCGTCAGCACGCGGTCCTTATGCTTGATAGCCGTTTGTAAAATGTCGAGCAGCGCTTCGTCCGTCAGCAGATGAGGCTCGAGACCCAAATCCTTCAACTTCGTGTTTTTCGCGAAATAGTAATGTTTCTCTTTCTCGACGCGCGGATTGTCCAAATGGACGATGCGGCTGTTCAAGCCTTCCCGCTCCGCAACCCTCCGTACCTTCTCCGCAAGGTCCAACACGGAAAATTCCTCCGTGAATTGGTTGAACACCCTGAATTCGCCGCTTTCCGCGGGATTTTCAGCCGTAATCTCGATACAGCGGATCGTATCGCGAATGTTCAGAAACCCACGCGTTTGGCCGCCTTCGCCGTAAACGGTCAAATCGTGGCCGATGGCGGCTTGAATAAGGAATCGGTTAAGCGCGGTGCCGAACACCCCATCATAGTCTAGACGATTGACCAGCAGAGGATCCATCTGCGTTTCGTCGGTATGCAGTCCGTAAACGACCCCCTGGTTCAAATCGGTTGCCCTCAGCCCCCAAACCCGGCAGGCGAACATCAAATTGTGGCTGTCGTGAACTTTGGAAAGGTGGTACATGGAACCCGGCTGTTTCGGGTAGGGCAGGACATCTTCCCTGCCGTTATGAACGATCCGAATGTAGCCCTCCTCGATATCGATGTTGGGCGTTCCGTATTCCCCCATCGTTCCGAGCTTGATCAGATGGCAGTTCGGCACGACCTCCTTGATCCCATAGATGACGTTAAGCGTGCCTACCACGTTGTTCACTTGGGTAAATACGGCGTGTTCCCGGTCGATCATCGAATAGGGGGCGGAACGCTGTTCCGCGAAATGCACGAACGCTTCGGGCCGGGTTTGCGCAAGTACCGTTCTTAAAAAGTCATAATGATTCAAATCCCCTATGTACAATTGAATTTCCCGCCCGGTAAGCTCTTTCCAGCGGGCGATCCGGTCCTCGAGCGAGGCGATCGGCGTCAGCGAATTCGAACGAAGCTCCTCGTCCCATTTGCGGCGAACGAGGCTGTCGACGATCGTGACTTCATGTCCCTTTCGGGATAAATAAAGGGCGGTAGGCCAACCGCAAAATCCGTCTCCGCCTGCGACGACGATTCTCATGTACGCAAAAACCTCCCAGGGAATCTGAATAATAGTGAACGTCCATCATTAGCGTAACATTCGATTATTAAATGCAGATGAAATCAGGCGGAACGGCGTTCTGAACGTTTGAGACTTCGGATATCAAGTTTCGATTCGAAGCCGCTCCAACCGATAGTCTTCGACGAACACGGCGTCTCGGTTGTCTCCCGTCAGATAGCTTATTAGTTGAGGCGCAATATTGGGGATAAGCAAAACGGAATCCAGCTCCGTGACGGGAACCCACTTTACCGCGGACTGAAGCGGGTCCGGCAGCGGCGGCAGCTTTGGCTCCGAGCCTTCTTTCAGAGCGCATTCGAAAATGAGATGGAGACCATGTTTTTCATCGCGCCCGTAATCGCCGGACTGCTTATGCGGAGCCATTTCGTACACGAGCGCAAGCCGCCCAACCTCCACTTCCGCGGTCGTTTCTTCCCGTATTTCCCGCGCGACGCCTTCGACGATCGTTTCCCCCGGCTCCAGTCCTCCTCCCGGCAAATTATAATGAACGCCGTTATCGTCGTATTCGACCAGCAAGACGGCATCCTTTTTGACGATCAATCCCGTACAGCGAATTCTGACATGCGGCAATTTAGCACCTCCTAACTTATCCACATCGGTTGAGAACGGGACGTCAAGACGATTTGAACGGAGAATCCGCCAAATATTCGTTCGCTTGGCGAATAGACGCTTTCACAACGGTCAGCGTTTCGGAATTACGGACGACTTCCTCGTATATGGCGTCCTGCTTACGCTCGATACGGTCAAGACGCATATCCATACTGTCCAGTCGCGTGTCCACGCTGTCTAAACGCATATCCATACTGTCCAGTCGCGTGTCCACGCTGTCTAAACGCATATCCATACTGTCCAGTCGCGTGTCCACACTGTCTAGACGCATATCCATGCTATCCAGTCGCGTGTCCACGCTGTCTAAACGCATATCCATGCTATCCAGTCGCGTGTCCACGCTGTCTAAACGCATATCCATACTGTCCAGTCGCGTGTCCACGCTGTCTAAACGCATATCCATCTCATCGAAACGTCGATAAACTTCTCCGCGAAAGGATGTTATGTCCTCTTCCATCGAAATCATGCGACTTTCCATCGAAATCATGCGACTTTCCATCGAAATCATGCGGCTATCCATCGAAATCATGCGGCTATCCATCGAAACGAATTGGCTATTCATCGTTTCCATGCTGCAGTCGAGCGAATCCATCCGGCCGCCCAGCTTTTTCACTTCGTCTAGCACCTGGATCAGCAAGTGTTCCAACCGGATCCCCCTATTCGGAATACAAGGACTTCTTCGCTCCGCGGCTTTTGACAACAAAAGCACCCCAGCAAAGCAACACGCCGCGTGTTTGGCTTTGTAAGGGTGCTTCCCGAACATCTTTTCCTATATTATGATGAACCTTCGTTTTTTTGTCAATGCGGATTTAGGCGGTTCGATTTAGCGTCCCAAAGCGCTATTTTCCGGTTCGCGCGGCCAGGACGCATTGCCGGACGATTTGCTCGTCGGTCATCGAGCTCATTTCCGCGTACCGAATCGTCGTTTCGTTGACCAATTTTTCGGTATCGTTTTGACCGATCAGCACTTTGGCAAGCTTGGATAAAAATTTCCGTTTAGCGTACACGCGTACTGCCAGCGTACGCTGCCTTCCGTCCCAAATGACCCGCACGAGTTTGTCCGTGCCGTCAAATACGGCGTAACGCGTATCGGAAAGTTGGGGCTGATGCTGCTGTTTCGTTTTTTGAAAACCTTGCGGAGCGAGCTCCGAACCGATTTCCTGCAAGATAAGCTCGAACAAGGGCTCTGTCATTACGAAATCACCTTTCGTCTTTATGCGTTACATATGCATTCATCTAATCAGTTAGCCGTACGTTCAAGCACGGCTTTGTTTCCGACCATGTTCGGCGTTAATCCCAATTTTCTCAGTCGTACGTACACTTGATCGTTCACGGAAAATAAGTCCGCGCCATTGTAATACGAGTAAGAGCAATGAAGCGTTTCAGGCCTCGCGTCCGGCAAAGAGAACGTATAAGCGCTTCCCTCCTGACTCAGGTAGCTGTAGAAAACTTTGGCTCGAATATAATATTCGCCATCCAGCAGCGGAAGCGGATACGGGATTTCATTGTTCGGGTAAACTTCAAAATGAGGCGAGTCGACGGAAAAGGCCGGGGATTTATGCAAGATCGCGAGCAGTTGGCTCGTTGTGAAAGGAATATGCAGCGCCTGATTGTGCAACGGTTCGACCAGCTTGATGATTCTGGATAATGCCAGCAGCGTTAGGCCGCAAAATAGTCCCCGAAGATCAAGACCAAATTTTTGCCCGCCAATCCCAATAACAGACCGAAGCCTAGCAAAACGAAGCCCATTACGTTTAAAGCGCTTCTCAACCATCCCGCCCCCAGCTTTTATCGTCTTTTCCGAAGTACTTTTATCCATAGCAATCGGATCGAATAATAGATAACGAAAAACAGGAAAAACCAAAGGGCAAATCTCCCCCAATCGAACGGCCGGTTCCACGCGATCACAACGCGGCCGGAAAGTTGGGTTATCTCTTCATAATCATAAAACAAGCCCGGCTTATAGGATTTTGTCAAAAGATATCCACGTATTGCCAAGCAAACCGCCAATAGGACGACAGCCAAAACCGAGACGATCGCCGATTCGAACATCAGCTTCACTTCTTTTCTCATGACCGCCAACCCCCTCCACTCTCGCACGTTTGCAGGCGAGCGGACCCGGGACGTTATCCGGACGCCAAAAAATCGAGCAACTGGCCGATATGATCGATTTTGCCGTCCGGTTCGACGCCGGATTCCCTCATTTTGGCGATATCGGTCCCATACGCGACAAACCGGATGCCCGCCTCCTGCGCCCCCTTGCCGTCGATCCAGGAGTCGCCGACGGAAATCCACTCCGAAGCCGGTATATCCGGATAACTTTCGAGAACGTAGACAAAACCGTCGGGCGACGGCTTCAGCATGGCCATTCGTTCCCGGCCCGCAACGAGATCGAAAAAAGAGAGAATGCCGTTTTCGGCCAATGCGGCACGCGCCGCTTCCTCCGAGTTGTTCGTGACGACCGTCAAACGATAGCAGCCGACGAGTCCGTTGAGCAGTTCCCTGACGCCCGGCTCCAATTCGGCGCCGGCCATCCCCTTCACCTCGTGCTTCCTGACGATCGCCCAGGTTTCCTCTTCCAGTTCTTTCGTCAACCGGCCCGTCTGACGAGCCTGCCGAATTAGCGTCGAAGACGTCTCCCGCTGGAACGCACAATCCTCGTCCAGAAGCCGGTGGCCGGCCAAAAAAGCGTAAATCTCCCGCTTCATCTCCGGAAAATCGATGGCCGAGCGAAGCAGCGTATTGTCCATATCGAACATAATGCCTTTTATCCGATGCATTGTGTCTCCTTGCGATCCGAGATCCGGTTTTTTTCCATCCTTGTCCTTTATCATAGCATAATCGGGACCTGGAAAAACGGGAGAGTTTCATCTTCAAAGTAAAAAGGCCAGCCGGATATCCGGATGACCCCGATTCAAGCGAATCATTTTCGCAAGTAGCCTAGTGCTTTACATATTTCCCATAGTCGGGTACGGCGACCGAATCGAATTCCTCGGCCAATTTTCGCAGACTCTCTGCCAGTCGCTCGCCTTCCATCGGCATGCCGTGACCGGCAATGGCCGATTGCGGTTGAAGATCCCGCAGCTTGCGCACGGATTGGCGGGCAGCCTCCCAATCGGTCGTCAAATATCTTGGGGGGCCGCTCATGTCCGGCTGCTGTGTAAATACGTTCAAGAGCGAATCCTGGCGAACCGTCACGAACGCGTCTCCCGCGACCAAAGCGCGGTCCCGCTCCCGGAACAGCGAGATATGCCCCGGCGTATGACCGGGAGTATGAATCCATCGCCACTCCGGAAGCACGGGAATCGATCCGTCCATCGGCAGGTTTTCGACCCGGGTTCCCAGATTTACGGGTTCTACGGGAAAAAGAGAGGACAGCTTGGCGACCAGCCCGCCTTCGACGGCCGGATCGGGCGGAGGGTACGATTGCCGTCCCGTCAAAAAAGGCATTTCCAGTTCATGCGCATAAACCGGAACATCCCACTCGTCGAGCAGTTCGACGATCGCGCCGACATGATCGAAATGGCCATGGGTCAAAACGATCCCTTGCGGCTTGGCGTTTTCCCCGAATCGCCGTTGGCAGGCCGCCCGAATTTGGGCCGCCGATTGCGGCATTCCCGCATCCGCCAGCACCCACTCGCCGCCCGGCTTCCCGATGAAAACGACGTTGACGATCTGGACCGTTTCGCAAAACAGATCCGGCCCGACCTCCAGGCCCGTTCCGTTTTTTATAGACGTAAAAGGCAAAAAGCGGTAGTCCTCGCCGTATGACATTTCCTTATCCATTTATGTTTCCCCCTTTTGCAGCCCTTCCCCGTTCGCTCGGGTCCGCAAACGATTTTCGCCCGTTTATCGTCCCCTTTCGCTCCGGTTGTTATCCTTTCCGGATCGACAATAAATTGGAAGGAGTTTCGAAAAGGCTGCGATACATAAGTGAGCGAAAAAGACGAAATCTTAATGCAAGGAACAAATAAAAACAAGTAGGTGGAGACGACAGATGAACAAAAAGGTGGCAAGCGGCCTGATGGTGGCCGGTATTTCCCTGAT
Coding sequences within it:
- a CDS encoding sugar phosphate isomerase/epimerase family protein gives rise to the protein MFKLSVFTVATPDLEPAELCAVARAAGIQGVEWRCKETPPERMAEPPSFWGNNRCTIPPDASEEQAARIRDLASASGLTNLALVPYLTCGDVEETEARFRLAASLGCGMVRIGVPAYNERVRYPEQLEAAYAYMDQVDELARDYGVKALVETHHGTIAASASAAWRLVSRYSPERFGVLYDPGNMIHEGMEEWRLGVEVLGPYLAHVHVKNAAWAQVALSESGETMPFAAAASGGEAEPDPLAPAEWKCDWRPIASGIVPWKRVLSALKSVGYDGWLGVEDFSRTYGSRELLQTFVRQIRAWEEERS
- a CDS encoding glycosyltransferase family 4 protein gives rise to the protein MKIAIVTETFLPSTDGIVTRLLATVRWLRDQGNQITVIAPDLGISEYDGIKVEGIPARPFFLYPDKELAMPSRRVGAILRRIQPDLLHVVNPAVLGVAGIYYGRKLRLPLVASYHTQIPKYADYYRLPFLKPILWTWLRLLHNRADLNLCTSKSVQEELIAQKFRSVRLWKRGVDTARFGPQHRKDSMRLRLSGGKPASTILLYVGRLAAEKGIERIREVLASSPGTCLALVGDGPHRPYLERYFQGTNAVFAGFMHGEELAQAYASADLFVFPSTTETLGLVILEAMASGLPVVAGRSGPTCEQIEDGVTGVLFDADRPRGMKEAVDRLAGDADLRQRISRGAAELASHVGWDEPSEQLLGYYRQVLQGDLRKAPSPSVDTRSP
- a CDS encoding NAD-dependent epimerase/dehydratase family protein gives rise to the protein MRIVVAGGDGFCGWPTALYLSRKGHEVTIVDSLVRRKWDEELRSNSLTPIASLEDRIARWKELTGREIQLYIGDLNHYDFLRTVLAQTRPEAFVHFAEQRSAPYSMIDREHAVFTQVNNVVGTLNVIYGIKEVVPNCHLIKLGTMGEYGTPNIDIEEGYIRIVHNGREDVLPYPKQPGSMYHLSKVHDSHNLMFACRVWGLRATDLNQGVVYGLHTDETQMDPLLVNRLDYDGVFGTALNRFLIQAAIGHDLTVYGEGGQTRGFLNIRDTIRCIEITAENPAESGEFRVFNQFTEEFSVLDLAEKVRRVAEREGLNSRIVHLDNPRVEKEKHYYFAKNTKLKDLGLEPHLLTDEALLDILQTAIKHKDRVLTENVLPKVTWK
- a CDS encoding NUDIX domain-containing protein, whose protein sequence is MPHVRIRCTGLIVKKDAVLLVEYDDNGVHYNLPGGGLEPGETIVEGVAREIREETTAEVEVGRLALVYEMAPHKQSGDYGRDEKHGLHLIFECALKEGSEPKLPPLPDPLQSAVKWVPVTELDSVLLIPNIAPQLISYLTGDNRDAVFVEDYRLERLRIET
- a CDS encoding HAD family hydrolase, which produces MHRIKGIMFDMDNTLLRSAIDFPEMKREIYAFLAGHRLLDEDCAFQRETSSTLIRQARQTGRLTKELEEETWAIVRKHEVKGMAGAELEPGVRELLNGLVGCYRLTVVTNNSEEAARAALAENGILSFFDLVAGRERMAMLKPSPDGFVYVLESYPDIPASEWISVGDSWIDGKGAQEAGIRFVAYGTDIAKMRESGVEPDGKIDHIGQLLDFLASG
- a CDS encoding MBL fold metallo-hydrolase translates to MDKEMSYGEDYRFLPFTSIKNGTGLEVGPDLFCETVQIVNVVFIGKPGGEWVLADAGMPQSAAQIRAACQRRFGENAKPQGIVLTHGHFDHVGAIVELLDEWDVPVYAHELEMPFLTGRQSYPPPDPAVEGGLVAKLSSLFPVEPVNLGTRVENLPMDGSIPVLPEWRWIHTPGHTPGHISLFRERDRALVAGDAFVTVRQDSLLNVFTQQPDMSGPPRYLTTDWEAARQSVRKLRDLQPQSAIAGHGMPMEGERLAESLRKLAEEFDSVAVPDYGKYVKH